TAGCGGGGCTTAAAATAGAATAAACTAAGCTTGTAATTATGCAAATAGCCCTTATTTATCCTCCTACGTGTGACCCAACTGCCCCTTACATATCTATTCCAATACTATCAGCATATCTTAGATCTTATGGAGTTGAAGTATTTCCTTTTGACGCTAATGCTGAAGCATATGATTTCTTATTTAAAAAAAATTTTTTAGATAATTGTTCTAACAAACTTGAAAGCAAACTCCATAATTTAGAAAAACGTTCCTCTTTAACCCATCAAGAACAATTAGAATATCATTCATTGTGGTCAGCTCGAGGCTTAACAAAATTTATTCCTAATGATATTAATAAAGCTTTATGTGTGTTCCGCAACCAAAAAAGTAAGCAATTTTTTTCTCCTAACCATTACGAAAAAGCTGTATTTACAATCGAAGGCGCATTAAAGCTCATTAGTGCTGCCTATACTCCTCTTGCCCTTGATTTTTTATCCTATAGAACTCCCTTCTCATTACTATCTATAAAAGAAATTGAAAGAGATTCTATAGCTTCCAGAAATCCTTTTTATGATTATTTTTTATTTCTAATAGAATCTTTATCCGTAATTAAACCGAAAATAGTAGGCTTATCAGTCGCTTTTCAGGGTCAAGTTCAACCAGCATATTCCCTTGCATTTCTTTTAAAAAAATATATGCCGAATATTCACATAACTGTAGGAGGACCTGCTATAACTCAAATTTTTTTAAGACTTAAAGACGATAATTTAAAAAAAGCCTTAAAACCATTTGATACGGCTATACTATTTGAAGGCGAAACTGCTCTGCTTCAATTATGTCAAGATATTGATACTGGAAAACATCCGTCAGGGATAATTTTAGGAAAAAGAGTTAATTTATCAAATATTCCAGAACCAGATTTTGAAGGTATGCCCCTTGAAAAATATCTTTCTCCATCGCTCGTATTACCCTATGATGCGGCTCGAGGCTGCTACTGGGGAAAATGTGCATTTTGCCATTATGGACTTGCAGAATCTGGAACAGCCCCTTATCAAGAAAGACCCATAGATGATATTATTTCGCACCTTTCAAAATTATCAAGTAAATATAAATGTAAAATATTTTATCTTTCCCAAGATACTATTGCTCTTAAAACAGCTCATCAAATAGCGGCAAACATTCACGAACAAGGACTTAATATAAAATGGTCAACAGACATAAGGCCAGAGCCTGATTTTTCGCCTGCTTATTGCAAAGAACTATCAAAAGGAGGCGCTTTGAGTATAGCTTTAGGTATAGAATCAGCGTCTCCTCGTGTTCTAAAACTTATAAATAAAGGCGTAAAATTATCCGATTTAAAAAATGCCGTAATAAATATTGGCGATGCTGGAATAGCTGTTGAAGTAATGTGTTTTACAGACTTTCCAACAGAATCCTATAAAGAAGCTTTTGATACTTTAAATTTTTTAAAAGAACATGAAAAATGGATAGCATTATTTATTTGTGGGCAATTTGGCCTTGTTCATGGTTCAAGAGTTGCTAAATATCCAGAAAAATACGGAATTAAAAAAATTTGGCACGCTGCTGGAGATGAGTTTTTAACAGGAATATTTTATGATGAAGCAATCGCATCTAAAACTTATAATGAACAAAAAAAAATAGATAACAAAATTAACGACCTTTCAAAAAAATGGTGGCTTCACAAATATCCTTGGGCAGGCTCCCTATCGACATCTCATTCACTTTTATGGTATGAACGATTCGGTTCTAATATTTTTAAGCAAATGTTTGGAAATTACTCAATAAAACAGCCTGTTTTTTCTGGTACGGCTAATTTTGATCTTGAAAAAATAGCAGAAATTTCATTAAAAAATGAATCTTTGCTATGGCATAAATTAATACGGCAGAAACGGAAGGTAACTCGGAAAGCTTATAATGAGCTTGCAGAAAAGTTACCGTTAGCTAAACGGCGTTTCATATAAAAAAATAATCTTTAAAATAAAAAAGGGGGGGGATAAAATTAAAATATTTTTTAAGTTTGTAGTGTTTTAAATTTTTATTTGGCATCCTTCATAATACAGGAAAAATAGTTAACACTTTTAAAAAAATGATAATTAAACTGGATTCCCGCCTTCGCGGGAATGACGTGGGTATTGATCCGTCATTCCTACGAAGGCAGGAATCCAGAATTAAAAAGTGTAAACTAAAATTGAAGGATGTCTTTTATTTTAACAATTTTTTAATCTGGGAGAATAAATACATGAAAAACAAGTTATCGTTAATTTTAGTAGTTACATTGTTATTTTCAATAAGCTTATCTTATGCTGAAGAAAACTGTACAAAAGAAGATGTAGTTAAAGCCATTGATGATTCCGTAGCAATACTTGAAAAAGAAGGAGAAGCTGGTTTAGAAGCAGTTGGGAAATTAAGATTTTGCGGTGATAATTATGTTTTTGTAAATAACTTTGACGGCGTAACGTTGATGCACATGAAGCCATCTCTTATCGGTAAAAATCTTATAGCTTTAAAAGATGATACTGGAAAACGATTTTTTGCGGATTTTACAGATATCGCCAAAAGTGCCTCAATTGAAATTGATGGAAAAACTTATTTTAATGGCAAAGGATGGGCAAGCTATCGATGGCCTAAACCTGATGAAAAAACTTTTTCTCCGAAAATTTCTTATATAAGAGGCTGCAAAATGGGTGAAAAAAATGTATATGTAGGCGCAGGAATATATGAATAGAAATTTCAATTGTAATAAATAACTAATTGTTAAAAAGCCCGTCAATTCATTGCCGATAAAAAAAACTGATGGGCTTTTTTATATCCTCCCAGTCGCAATGTAATAAGCTCTATTTGACTATCCTGCAAATTCCTTTTTTAAAATTTCTAAAGCTGTCGTTAACAGCGCAATATGAAGCAAATGTTTTTCAGCATACCTATTAATTTTTAATAAATGAGACATTGATTTATATGCTTGTTTGCAGTTTTCAAATGGAGGTAGTCTATTTCCTAAACGAGTATCAATTGTTTGCAAATCAGTTTTAAATTTTGTAGCTTGGTCCCCAAAACGACGAGGATAATGAAAAGTTATTTTCATTATTAAACGCATCATAACTTCCGGTTTACCTTTTTTAAGCAATTCACGTATATCACTGTCAATTTGAGTTTGCTGCTCAGTAGCATTCATTTGTAATAAACTTGTTACTTTGTTTAATACTGGACGATTGTATTTAAAACTTTCTTTTACCCTATCCACGGCAGCATCTACGCATTCGGTTAGCGCTGTTCCCACACCTGCTCCTAAAACTGTTGACATTCCGCTTGTTGCCTGTTTTATACCATATTTAGCACCAGTGCTAATTACTGTTGTACTACCTTCAAGTAAAGCGCCTCCCTTATCCCCTTGTCTTAAAGAGCTAATAACATTAAGTCCTGATGTTGCAAGCGCCTTTGTCTCTCCAACAAAAAAGCCTCCTTCAAGATCATCTTCAGCGATTCCCAGAACGTCCTGTACAAAAGAATCAGATGTAAGCGCACCATTAATAGTTTCTCCAAAACCACTTTCCATTGCACCTGTAACTTTCTCTAAAGCTGTATCAATTCTATTTTCCTCATCTTCATCTAATGCAGTCACAGAAGTTGGGGGCCTGGTTAATTGCTGGAGTTTAGCAGGTTTTTTATTAACTTCTTCCAATTTATCTAAGACTGTTTGAGGAACTCCTGATACTTGGCTTGAAACCACAGTTACTTGCAAATGTGAATCATCAGGACCGTAGCAAAGATTATTAAGGTGACAATGCAAATGACTTCCAGTATAATGAACTTGCTGCTTAATATTCAGAACTAAATTTTCAATGCTGTCCGCTGTTTTTTGAGTATGATCTGCCGCTTCATCACCCATAGTGTATAAATAGGTATCTAACCAGTCGAAATAATAAAAAATACGAGAAACTCTAATTCGAACTTTGTCAT
The sequence above is a segment of the Desulfobacterales bacterium genome. Coding sequences within it:
- a CDS encoding cache domain-containing protein; the encoded protein is MKNKLSLILVVTLLFSISLSYAEENCTKEDVVKAIDDSVAILEKEGEAGLEAVGKLRFCGDNYVFVNNFDGVTLMHMKPSLIGKNLIALKDDTGKRFFADFTDIAKSASIEIDGKTYFNGKGWASYRWPKPDEKTFSPKISYIRGCKMGEKNVYVGAGIYE
- a CDS encoding radical SAM protein; this translates as MQIALIYPPTCDPTAPYISIPILSAYLRSYGVEVFPFDANAEAYDFLFKKNFLDNCSNKLESKLHNLEKRSSLTHQEQLEYHSLWSARGLTKFIPNDINKALCVFRNQKSKQFFSPNHYEKAVFTIEGALKLISAAYTPLALDFLSYRTPFSLLSIKEIERDSIASRNPFYDYFLFLIESLSVIKPKIVGLSVAFQGQVQPAYSLAFLLKKYMPNIHITVGGPAITQIFLRLKDDNLKKALKPFDTAILFEGETALLQLCQDIDTGKHPSGIILGKRVNLSNIPEPDFEGMPLEKYLSPSLVLPYDAARGCYWGKCAFCHYGLAESGTAPYQERPIDDIISHLSKLSSKYKCKIFYLSQDTIALKTAHQIAANIHEQGLNIKWSTDIRPEPDFSPAYCKELSKGGALSIALGIESASPRVLKLINKGVKLSDLKNAVINIGDAGIAVEVMCFTDFPTESYKEAFDTLNFLKEHEKWIALFICGQFGLVHGSRVAKYPEKYGIKKIWHAAGDEFLTGIFYDEAIASKTYNEQKKIDNKINDLSKKWWLHKYPWAGSLSTSHSLLWYERFGSNIFKQMFGNYSIKQPVFSGTANFDLEKIAEISLKNESLLWHKLIRQKRKVTRKAYNELAEKLPLAKRRFI